One segment of Eulemur rufifrons isolate Redbay chromosome 4, OSU_ERuf_1, whole genome shotgun sequence DNA contains the following:
- the LOC138382488 gene encoding zinc finger protein 724-like, with amino-acid sequence MRKFILEKNPTNVKNVAKPLLSPQALENTRIHTGEKPYTCKECGKAFTQSASLRIHQRIHTGEKPYKCEECGKAFTQSVNLRPHQRVHTGEKPYKCKECDKSFSYSSTLRQHWRIHTGEKPYKCEECGKAFTRSAQLTQHRRIHTGEKPHKCKECDKSFTRSSQLTRHQIIHTGKKPHKCVECGKAFNHKSRLTVHQRIHTGEKPYKCKECDKSFSCSSALRQHRRIHTGEKPYKCKECGKAFTCSSQLTRHQRIHTGEKPYKCEECGKAFNCHSSLTRHRRIHTRETV; translated from the exons AtgagaaaattcatactggagaaaaaccctacaaatgtgaagaatgtggcaaagcctttactgAGTCCGCAAGCCTTAGAAAATACCAG aattcatactggagagaaaccctacacgtgtaaagaatgtggcaaagcctttacccagtcaGCAAGCCTTAGAATACATCAG agaattcatactggagagaaaccctacaaatgtgaagaatgtggcaaagcctttacccagtcaGTAAACCTTAGACCACATCAGAgagttcatactggagagaaaccctacaaatgtaaagaatgtgatAAATCCTTTAGCTATAGTTCAACTCTTCGTCAACATtggagaattcatactggagagaaaccctacaaatgtgaagaatgtggcaaagcctttacccgtAGTGCACAACTTACTCAACATcggagaattcatactggagagaaaccacacaaatgtaaagaatgtgatAAATCCTTTACCCGTAGTTCACAACTTACTCGACATCAGATAATTCATActggaaaaaaaccccacaaatgtgtagaatgtggcaaagcctttaaccaTAAATCACGGCTTACtgtacatcagagaattcatactggagaaaaaccctacaaatgtaaagaatgtgatAAATCCTTTAGCTGTAGTTCAGCTCTTCGTCAACATcggagaattcatactggagagaaaccatacaaatgtaaagaatgtggcaaagcctttacctgTAGTTCACAACTTACtcgacatcagagaattcatactggagagaaaccatacaaatgtgaagaatgtggcaaagcctttaattGCCATTCAAGCCTTACTCGACATCGGAGGATTCACACCAGGGAAACTGTATAG